A single Uloborus diversus isolate 005 chromosome 7, Udiv.v.3.1, whole genome shotgun sequence DNA region contains:
- the LOC129225693 gene encoding transcription factor Jun-like, translating into MEMTLYDDSQFRSGKNSGRTMKRPVTLDLDSPETASKKQKFPILTSPDLNMLKLASPELERFIIANSGNITTTPTPTQYLFPKDVTEAQEQYARGFIDALNQLHQKPFDMNSAALKGYSESNSIGTPGSATIQKLYPNFLPIYLQHSPTSVIKTSDTPKKSVITTNASSIVRPPSVESSNSNSCNSNSYSVPLQIAIKEELQTVPSDFSTPPMSPIQNAPIDMADQERIKLERKRQRNRVAASKCRKRKLEKISQLEDKVKELKGENSKLELIADKLREQVSCLKQEVMEHVRKGCQMMIAHLV; encoded by the coding sequence ATGGAGATGACATTATACGACGATTCACAATTTCGCAGCGGTAAAAACAGCGGCAGAACTATGAAACGTCCCGTGACCTTAGATTTGGACTCTCCAGAAACAGCAAGTAAGAagcaaaaatttccaattttaacCTCTCCCGATTTAAACATGCTAAAGTTAGCATCCCCCGAGCTAGAACGTTTCATCATCGCCAACAGTGGTAACATCACAACAACGCCAACACCAACCCAATATTTGTTTCCAAAAGATGTTACGGAGGCACAGGAACAATATGCAAGAGGTTTCATCGATGCACTCAATCAATTACATCAGAAGCCATTCGACATGAATAGTGCTGCGTTGAAAGGATATTCCGAATCAAATTCAATTGGCACCCCAGGAAGTGCAACTATTCAAAAACTCTATCCGAACTTTTTACCTATATACTTGCAACATTCGCCAACCAGTGTGATAAAAACCTCAGATACTCCCAAAAAATCCGTCATCACGACAAATGCCAGCAGCATTGTGCGACCTCCGTCTGTGGAAAGTAGCAACAGTAATAGCTGCAACAGCAATAGCTACAGTGTGCCATTACAAATTGCCATTAAAGAGGAACTTCAGACAGTGCCCAGTGATTTCTCTACTCCCCCAATGTCCCCCATCCAAAATGCACCCATCGATATGGCAGACCAAGAACGTATCAAGCTTGAAAGGAAGAGGCAAAGAAACCGTGTTGCTGCCAGCAAGTGTCGAAAAAGAAAGCTGGAAAAAATATCCCAGTTGGAGGATAAGGTGAAAGAACTCAAAGGAGAAAATTCTAAATTGGAATTAATTGCTGATAAACTACGTGAACAAGTGTCTTGTTTAAAACAAGAGGTAATGGAGCATGTAAGAAAAGGATGCCAAATGATGATTGCTCATCTCGTGTAA